The following proteins are co-located in the Candidatus Nanosynbacter sp. HMT-352 genome:
- a CDS encoding type IV secretory system conjugative DNA transfer family protein — MGAGPLIVSFIAIVIIAAGSAVAFVLYRNMLREAKNYERGLKMVPLLIHLPPTSEDINDSNRDERDLTEEVLSQAQVMYNIISSTATKGFKSKVYGQRHISFEIVAHGGLVHYYAVVPLVLVDVIRQAVAAAYPSARLEEVSDTNIFSKVGKMSGTIGGEFTLKKSFVYPISTYQESKRDASRALLNALSSASKEDGIGVQFLLRPAYDGWSKASESHIDGMKKNKGKKKGFGGVAPMDIMEALWKPPENNEKDGGSSSEDKQLTSLEQAEVDAISEKTRYPAYEVLVRVVISSNTAARSQVLLKNIIAAFSLFDSPRNNGFKFSLTRNVEEMTTAYIMRFFPQETRSNILNSVEMATLFHLPGVNAIPTSQVKRQMSKQVDGPTDVLDEGLLIGYNEFRGVKKPIRIGTKDRRRHVYIIGQTGVGKSVLQENMAYQDMMDGRGFAFIDPHGDLVESLLGKVPKERVEDIIYFNPADMTNPIGLNMFEFDTPDQKDFLVQEAINMLYGLYDPGHTGIVGPRLEHIFRNCALLLMSDPAGGTFIDVPKCLIDPEFVKSKLKYVKDQQVIDFWTKEFPASQRSNEAGEVISWVVSKFGPFISNDAMRNIIGQTKSGFNLREIMDNNKILLVNLSKGKMGELNSKLLGIIFVMKFQAAAMSRADIPEDQRVDFSLYVDEFQNFATDSFESILSEARKYKLSLIMGNQFMTQLTDKIREAIIGNVGTVISGRIGVTDAELMVKKFQPTFDVDDLAKLPNFQSITSVMINNVPSAPFSMNWIPPMGQVNNQLRDALVRLSAAKYGKPRAVVEKEIFDRIRGSAQPKTSPSQLAPSVGQKSSGGGSSFLDEWLAKRQQLGGKPAPSPTVRPVNSQAPQASSQIQNPQGRPGAVDNAPSNINSVNATASNLGNKQQSQPSAIDSAVVNRTNVSMATNNNPVSSVNVKPSQPVVKNRLDLRNGDDDDSEVMISLR; from the coding sequence ATGGGTGCGGGTCCTTTGATAGTTAGTTTTATCGCGATTGTTATTATAGCCGCTGGTTCTGCGGTAGCTTTTGTGTTGTATCGTAACATGCTTAGGGAAGCCAAAAATTATGAACGAGGCTTGAAGATGGTGCCATTGCTTATACATTTGCCTCCGACAAGTGAAGACATCAATGATTCAAATCGAGATGAGCGAGATTTAACTGAAGAGGTGCTGTCGCAGGCCCAGGTGATGTACAATATCATCTCAAGTACGGCAACTAAAGGATTCAAAAGTAAAGTCTACGGCCAACGTCATATATCGTTTGAGATTGTTGCACATGGTGGGTTAGTTCACTATTATGCTGTTGTTCCGCTAGTGTTAGTTGATGTTATTCGCCAAGCTGTAGCGGCAGCATATCCTTCTGCTAGGCTAGAAGAGGTGTCTGATACTAATATATTCAGCAAGGTCGGCAAGATGAGCGGAACCATCGGCGGCGAATTCACCCTGAAAAAGTCCTTTGTTTATCCAATATCGACTTATCAGGAGTCGAAAAGAGATGCCTCCAGGGCATTATTAAATGCTTTATCTTCGGCGTCCAAAGAAGATGGGATAGGTGTGCAATTTTTACTACGTCCGGCGTATGACGGTTGGTCCAAGGCTTCAGAGTCTCACATTGACGGCATGAAGAAAAATAAGGGCAAGAAGAAAGGCTTTGGAGGCGTTGCTCCTATGGATATTATGGAGGCTCTGTGGAAACCGCCAGAGAATAATGAAAAAGACGGTGGCTCTAGTTCTGAGGACAAGCAACTAACATCTTTAGAGCAGGCGGAAGTGGATGCTATCAGCGAAAAGACTCGCTATCCTGCATATGAAGTCTTAGTACGTGTTGTAATTTCGTCAAATACTGCGGCGCGCTCTCAAGTGTTGTTAAAAAATATAATAGCAGCCTTCTCGTTGTTTGACTCACCGCGCAATAATGGGTTTAAGTTCTCTTTAACTAGGAATGTTGAGGAAATGACAACAGCATATATTATGAGGTTCTTCCCTCAGGAAACTCGTAGTAATATTCTCAACAGTGTAGAAATGGCAACATTATTCCATTTGCCTGGAGTTAACGCGATCCCGACTTCACAAGTTAAGCGACAGATGTCCAAGCAGGTTGATGGACCAACAGACGTTTTGGATGAGGGTTTGCTGATTGGATATAACGAATTTCGAGGAGTCAAAAAACCTATTCGAATCGGAACAAAAGACCGTCGCCGCCACGTATATATTATTGGTCAAACAGGCGTTGGTAAATCTGTCTTGCAGGAAAATATGGCTTATCAGGATATGATGGATGGTCGGGGATTCGCCTTTATTGATCCGCACGGTGATTTGGTTGAATCTTTATTGGGTAAGGTTCCAAAAGAACGCGTTGAGGATATTATCTATTTTAATCCTGCTGACATGACTAATCCAATTGGTCTGAATATGTTTGAGTTCGACACTCCAGATCAAAAAGACTTTTTGGTTCAAGAGGCGATTAATATGTTGTATGGGCTTTATGACCCAGGCCATACGGGAATTGTTGGTCCTCGCCTGGAGCATATTTTTAGAAACTGCGCTTTATTGTTAATGTCGGATCCTGCTGGTGGAACGTTTATTGATGTGCCGAAGTGTCTTATTGATCCTGAATTTGTGAAAAGCAAGCTTAAATATGTAAAAGATCAGCAAGTTATTGATTTCTGGACAAAGGAATTTCCTGCGTCACAGAGGTCAAATGAGGCGGGTGAGGTTATTTCATGGGTTGTATCAAAGTTTGGTCCATTTATTTCCAACGATGCAATGCGAAATATCATTGGTCAGACCAAATCTGGATTTAATTTGCGTGAAATTATGGATAATAATAAGATTTTGCTGGTTAACTTGTCGAAAGGTAAGATGGGTGAACTTAACTCTAAGCTTTTGGGTATTATTTTTGTGATGAAGTTCCAGGCAGCAGCGATGTCTCGGGCGGATATTCCAGAGGATCAGCGGGTTGATTTTTCACTGTATGTTGACGAGTTCCAGAACTTCGCCACTGACAGCTTTGAATCTATTCTGTCTGAGGCTCGTAAGTATAAATTAAGTCTTATTATGGGTAACCAGTTTATGACTCAGTTAACGGATAAGATACGAGAAGCTATTATTGGTAACGTCGGTACGGTTATTTCTGGGCGTATCGGTGTGACTGACGCCGAATTGATGGTTAAGAAGTTTCAGCCGACTTTCGATGTCGACGACTTGGCTAAATTGCCAAACTTCCAGTCCATAACTTCTGTGATGATTAATAACGTGCCGTCTGCGCCGTTTAGTATGAATTGGATTCCTCCGATGGGGCAAGTTAATAATCAGCTGAGAGACGCGTTAGTAAGGCTATCTGCTGCTAAATACGGTAAACCACGAGCTGTTGTTGAAAAGGAGATATTTGACAGGATTAGAGGTAGTGCGCAACCAAAGACGAGTCCTTCTCAATTAGCGCCTTCTGTTGGTCAAAAATCGTCGGGCGGTGGGTCATCGTTCTTAGATGAATGGCTAGCGAAGAGACAACAATTAGGAGGAAAGCCCGCTCCTAGCCCAACTGTAAGACCAGTAAATTCGCAAGCCCCACAGGCTTCCTCGCAAATACAGAATCCGCAAGGTCGCCCAGGGGCGGTTGATAATGCGCCTTCTAATATAAATAGCGTAAATGCTACAGCTTCTAACCTTGGCAATAAACAGCAAAGTCAACCTTCTGCGATAGATAGTGCTGTCGTCAATAGGACAAATGTGTCTATGGCTACAAATAATAACCCTGTTTCTTCTGTAAATGTAAAACCGAGCCAACCTGTGGTTAAGAATCGGCTCGATTTACGTAATGGTGATGATGACGATAGTGAAGTGATGATTAGCTTGAGATAA
- a CDS encoding DNA gyrase/topoisomerase IV subunit B yields the protein MAKQTNEQSYDGSQIQVLEGLEPVRKRPGMYIGSTGYEGVHHLIKEIADNSIDEAIAGYATKVEVTLLKDGGVRVSDDGRGIPVDKHPKTGKSTLETVLTILHAGGKFGGGGYKVSSGLHGVGSSVVNALSTRMIAEVRKNGKIYRQEYATGVPQTELEVVGKSNDSGTTITFYPDPTIFKETVNFDYKWVVNYLRHQAYLTKGIHTSVIDERTGERKAFYFEGGIQSYVKNLNIGKDVLSDDIFYVEKQVEDCMVEIAVQYNDTYAEVVKPFANNVLTPDGGTHLVGFRTALTRVINDYARKNSLLKEKEDNLTGDDIREGLTAVILVKLPDPQFEGQTKNKLGNPEMRRYVDQVMSEYFAYYLEENPATAKKVVGKATLAARARKAARAARDNVIRKGAFEGLNLPSKLTDCSSRNRKDCELFIVEGNSAAGSAKDGRDSTIQAVLPLRGKVLNTERARFDKMFANAEIVSLIKAMGVGIGDQFDISGIRYDKIIFMTDADVDGAHISTLLMTFFFRYMSEVIEAGHVYLAKPPLFGLSRGTGSNRKIDYVYDEVALEQKLNEKINERRAAGVKIDENAEKFKQAGYTAQQRFKGLGEMDAAQLWETTMNPENRTLVKVNIEDAERADAIFTKLMGDSVELRKNFIQTNAAKVNVEDLDF from the coding sequence ATGGCTAAACAAACAAATGAACAATCTTATGATGGCTCACAAATCCAGGTCCTAGAGGGTCTTGAGCCGGTTCGTAAGCGTCCAGGAATGTACATCGGTAGTACGGGATATGAGGGCGTACATCACTTGATTAAGGAGATTGCCGATAACTCAATTGACGAGGCAATCGCTGGTTATGCTACAAAGGTCGAAGTAACTTTGTTAAAGGATGGCGGCGTTCGAGTATCTGATGACGGTCGTGGCATTCCTGTTGATAAACACCCAAAGACAGGTAAGAGTACGCTAGAGACGGTATTAACAATCTTACACGCCGGTGGTAAGTTTGGCGGCGGCGGCTATAAGGTCTCGTCTGGACTTCACGGTGTTGGTTCTAGTGTTGTGAATGCGCTGTCTACTCGGATGATTGCTGAAGTTAGGAAGAACGGTAAAATCTATCGCCAAGAATACGCAACAGGCGTGCCTCAGACAGAATTAGAAGTAGTCGGAAAGTCTAATGATTCTGGTACGACAATTACATTTTATCCAGACCCAACTATCTTTAAGGAGACGGTTAATTTTGACTATAAATGGGTTGTTAATTATCTTCGTCATCAGGCGTACCTTACAAAAGGTATTCACACGTCGGTTATTGACGAACGAACTGGCGAACGAAAAGCTTTCTACTTTGAGGGCGGTATTCAGAGCTATGTAAAAAATCTGAATATCGGCAAGGATGTTTTATCGGACGATATATTTTACGTTGAGAAGCAGGTTGAAGATTGTATGGTGGAAATTGCGGTTCAGTATAACGACACTTACGCTGAAGTGGTAAAGCCATTTGCCAATAACGTCTTAACTCCTGATGGTGGTACTCATTTGGTTGGTTTTCGAACAGCCCTCACGCGTGTAATTAATGATTATGCTCGCAAGAATAGCTTGCTGAAAGAAAAAGAGGATAATCTGACTGGTGATGACATCCGCGAAGGTTTGACGGCAGTTATTTTGGTGAAGTTGCCAGATCCTCAGTTTGAAGGTCAGACCAAGAATAAACTTGGTAATCCAGAGATGCGCCGCTATGTTGATCAGGTGATGAGCGAATATTTTGCGTATTACTTGGAGGAAAATCCAGCTACAGCTAAGAAGGTTGTCGGCAAGGCTACATTGGCGGCACGAGCTCGTAAGGCGGCAAGGGCTGCGCGCGACAACGTTATCCGCAAGGGAGCATTTGAAGGCTTAAACTTGCCATCTAAGTTGACGGATTGCTCATCTCGTAACCGAAAAGATTGTGAATTATTTATTGTCGAGGGTAATTCGGCTGCGGGTTCTGCTAAGGACGGTCGTGATTCAACCATTCAGGCCGTTCTTCCTCTTCGCGGTAAGGTGCTGAATACTGAGCGCGCAAGGTTTGATAAGATGTTTGCTAATGCTGAAATTGTTTCGTTGATTAAGGCTATGGGCGTTGGAATTGGCGACCAATTTGATATCAGTGGTATTCGTTACGACAAGATTATATTTATGACAGATGCCGATGTTGATGGTGCGCACATCTCTACACTTTTGATGACATTCTTCTTCCGATATATGTCTGAAGTGATTGAAGCAGGTCACGTATATTTGGCGAAGCCGCCTCTGTTTGGGCTGAGTAGAGGAACTGGAAGTAATCGTAAGATAGATTACGTCTATGATGAAGTAGCCCTCGAGCAAAAATTGAACGAAAAGATCAATGAGCGCAGGGCTGCTGGTGTAAAGATTGATGAAAATGCTGAGAAATTTAAGCAGGCAGGTTACACGGCGCAGCAACGATTTAAGGGTCTTGGCGAGATGGACGCCGCTCAATTATGGGAAACGACTATGAATCCGGAAAATCGAACATTGGTGAAGGTTAATATTGAGGACGCAGAACGGGCAGACGCGATATTTACGAAGCTTATGGGTGATAGTGTAGAATTGAGGAAAAATTTTATTCAAACAAATGCCGCTAAGGTTAATGTGGAAGATTTGGACTTTTAA
- a CDS encoding YifB family Mg chelatase-like AAA ATPase, protein MISRVISATPYGFSGQIIEVEGDMSKGLPSLQIVGMGNKAIDESRDRVRSAIKNSSLDFPKGKIIINLAPAELPKDGSHFDLPIALSILCISGTLNQGDINDAVFAGELALDGSLRPIRSAIITAEVAKNQKIKSVYVPAQNAEQAALVTGVDVFPVENLKSLFLHLKKEKIIKPIDRSSIKNISRNHKNTPIIDDIYGQEQAKRAIQIAVAGRHNILLSGPPGSGKTMLAKSLKNLLPALSEDEIVEVTKLHSLGEHTIINNPIVDRPFRSPHHTASRASIIGGGSKVQPGEISLAHRGVLFLDELLEYPRTVLESLRQPLEDHEITVSRANGKFNFPANFLLVATMNPCPCGFLGDPEKTCICSQNQILNYQKRLSGPLLDRIDLTVSVSRVPHEKLLTNKMSTKSQQETFLSEIHKAYSIQKDRYKCSYKYNNDISSNTVDKITSISESAKTFLTNAARKLDLSTRSYFKVIKVSRTIADLEGSASIEIPHIAESLQYRQISIG, encoded by the coding sequence ATGATTAGTAGAGTTATTTCAGCTACACCCTACGGATTTAGTGGACAAATCATCGAAGTTGAGGGAGATATGTCAAAAGGGCTTCCTAGTCTACAAATCGTCGGAATGGGTAATAAGGCCATCGATGAGTCTAGAGATCGGGTACGTAGTGCAATAAAAAACTCTTCCCTAGATTTTCCGAAAGGAAAAATAATCATCAACTTAGCACCGGCAGAGTTACCAAAAGACGGATCTCACTTTGATCTCCCCATTGCCTTATCTATTTTATGCATCAGTGGCACGCTCAACCAAGGCGACATAAACGATGCGGTTTTTGCAGGTGAATTAGCACTAGACGGCAGTCTACGTCCAATACGATCAGCAATTATTACAGCCGAAGTAGCCAAAAACCAAAAAATTAAATCGGTATACGTGCCAGCCCAAAACGCCGAACAAGCAGCACTAGTGACTGGAGTTGATGTATTTCCAGTAGAAAACCTAAAATCACTCTTCTTACATCTCAAAAAAGAAAAGATCATTAAGCCAATAGACAGATCATCAATAAAAAATATATCTCGCAATCATAAAAATACTCCAATCATCGACGACATCTACGGACAAGAACAAGCAAAAAGAGCGATTCAAATAGCCGTTGCCGGAAGACATAATATTTTATTGTCCGGTCCTCCGGGATCAGGAAAAACTATGTTGGCAAAATCTCTGAAGAATCTATTACCAGCCCTATCAGAGGATGAAATAGTAGAAGTGACAAAACTTCACAGTCTTGGAGAGCACACTATAATAAACAATCCCATAGTAGATAGACCGTTCAGATCACCACACCACACCGCAAGTAGAGCATCTATTATTGGCGGAGGATCAAAAGTGCAGCCAGGAGAAATCAGTTTAGCTCATAGAGGTGTCCTATTTCTCGATGAGCTACTCGAATATCCACGCACTGTGCTTGAATCACTTCGTCAACCCTTAGAAGATCACGAAATTACCGTCAGTCGTGCAAATGGTAAATTCAACTTCCCTGCCAATTTCTTATTAGTAGCCACAATGAATCCTTGCCCTTGTGGATTTCTTGGAGATCCAGAAAAAACTTGCATATGCTCACAAAATCAAATTCTCAATTATCAAAAAAGATTATCAGGGCCGTTACTTGATCGAATAGATCTAACAGTGTCGGTTTCACGAGTCCCCCATGAAAAATTATTAACTAATAAAATGTCGACAAAATCACAACAAGAGACATTTTTATCTGAGATACATAAAGCCTACTCTATCCAGAAAGACAGATATAAGTGTAGTTACAAATACAACAATGATATTTCAAGCAATACTGTTGATAAAATTACATCAATCTCAGAATCTGCAAAAACCTTCTTGACGAACGCAGCCAGAAAGCTAGACTTAAGCACTCGCAGCTATTTTAAAGTTATAAAAGTTTCTCGCACTATCGCAGATTTAGAAGGATCCGCGTCCATAGAAATTCCACATATAGCAGAAAGCCTACAATACAGACAGATTAGCATAGGTTAA